AAATTCGCTATCAGGAAAGGGGTGACGACGACGGGAGGTCCCTTGACGAGGCGCTCATGCTTATCGAAAGCTGGCAGAGCGAGATGGTGATTACCACCTTCGTTCAGCTTTTTCATACTTTAATTGGTTATGAAAACAGGATGCTGAAGAAGTTCTGCCGGCTGGGGGGCGCCATCCTCATCCTGGACGAGGTGCAGAACATTCCGGTGGAATACTGGCCCCTGGTGGAAGAGACCCTGCGCTGGGCATGCGGGCAACTGGACCTGCGGGTCATTCTCATGACTGCCACCCGCCCGGAATGGTTCAGTGAATATGAGATCCTGGAACTGGCCGGGGATCCGGATACCGTTCGGCAGCAGTTCCAGGCGGTGAACCGGGTCATTGTTTCCACGGATATTACCCCGCTGACGGTGGACTTAGCGGCGGCGGATTTCCTGCGCTGCTACCGTCCCGGCCGCTCTTACCTGGTGGTATTGAACACCATCAAAAGCTCCATAGCCTTTTACGCGGCGCTGCGGGAGGAATGGGGCGGGAAAGGGCCGCCCCTTTACTACCTTTCCACGAATATCGTTCCGGCCGAGCGGGAGCGGCGCCTGAAGGAAATACGCGCCCGGCTGGAGCGGGGGGAGAAGCCGGTCCTGGTGTCCACCCAGGTGGTGGAGGCCGGTGTGGACCTGGATTTTGACGAAGTGTGGCGGGACCTGGGACCGGTGGATTCAGTGGTTCAGGTGGCCGGGCGCTGCAACCGTCACTTTCAGCGGCCGCAGGGGAATGTCCGCCTGCTGCACCTGGTTGATCAGGCAGGTGATGGGGGCCGGTCCCTGGCTTCCTTTGTCTACGGCAAAATCCATACCCTGGCCGCCCGCCGGCTTTTTGCGGCCCGGCCGTACCTTGAGGAACCGGACTTTTTTGATGCCGTGGACGATTACTTCCGCACCGTGCGCCAGGGCAAATCCATGGCCGAAAGCGAGGGGCTGCTGGAGGCCATGGCAAAGTTGCGCTTTACCAGGGGAGCAGGGGGCGAGGAGGGCCCGGCTGTACAGGACTTCGCCCTGATCCGGGACCTGCCGCACTATGTGCAGGTTTTCGTCTGTACGGACGCTGCTGCGGAAGACGTATGGAACCGCTATCAGGCCACCGTGGCCGGGGAGCGGGACCTGAAGCGCCGGAGGGAGGCCTTCCTCATCCTCAAACGGGATTTCCTGCGCTACCTGGTTTCCGTGCCGGCAGACCTCCTGCTGCACCGGCTGGGCAGCGAATCACGACCACCGGTG
The sequence above is a segment of the Desulfofundulus luciae genome. Coding sequences within it:
- the cas3 gene encoding CRISPR-associated helicase Cas3', which produces MLYYAHKDGRRYHLLSIHLARVAAGAAARLRSLPGRRELIPAAVLAGLAHDFGKYTSYFQRYLRQGRGGPAKQHAFISGLWAVHLAARLDLPVSLRLAVFLAVIRHHQGLATPDEFLVPERDLSLPSWDTLDPTVSGRLRVVKDQVADLRNQAGTVARSLSWAARRAALFLDGHGLAVPDWLGLNWSRILQEFLDQWTAAYGELYGQWRRLKRRAEKDLKNYFDTLSLFSALIDADKIHAAGVEEGKRAVFPAEGELVERYRAVRFSTPRTTMEILRENLYRNVTARIKEAPPGQRIFTITAPTGSGKTLAGMQAALYLRCRLTAASGLPPRIIYALPFTSIIDQTFDVGEDVLRAALAAPGACVPTSWLLKHHHLAEIRYQERGDDDGRSLDEALMLIESWQSEMVITTFVQLFHTLIGYENRMLKKFCRLGGAILILDEVQNIPVEYWPLVEETLRWACGQLDLRVILMTATRPEWFSEYEILELAGDPDTVRQQFQAVNRVIVSTDITPLTVDLAAADFLRCYRPGRSYLVVLNTIKSSIAFYAALREEWGGKGPPLYYLSTNIVPAERERRLKEIRARLERGEKPVLVSTQVVEAGVDLDFDEVWRDLGPVDSVVQVAGRCNRHFQRPQGNVRLLHLVDQAGDGGRSLASFVYGKIHTLAARRLFAARPYLEEPDFFDAVDDYFRTVRQGKSMAESEGLLEAMAKLRFTRGAGGEEGPAVQDFALIRDLPHYVQVFVCTDAAAEDVWNRYQATVAGERDLKRRREAFLILKRDFLRYLVSVPADLLLHRLGSESRPPVIPPHLLEEFYDAQTGFKRVKDEGALIY